The sequence below is a genomic window from Colletotrichum destructivum chromosome 4, complete sequence.
AGGACAACGCCTCCATCAGCGTGGACAGCAAGACGGGGCGGATCAGGGGCCGCGCGCGCTTCCAGCCGAGCTTCGGCAGCGGCACGTACGTCCTGTACTTCTGTACGGACTtccgcggcgccgacatcctcgacaGCGGCATCTTCGCCGACAGCCGCGCCAGCACCGAGGTCAAGAACCTGACCATCTCGCGGTCCATCAACGGCTACCCGCTGCCGGGAGGGGCGTTTGTGCGCTTCAAGACGGCGACCAAGCCCATCACGGCGCGCGTCGCCACCAGCTTCATCAGCGAGCAGCGGGCTTGCGCCCACGCCGAGCGAGAGATCCCGGACTACAACTTCGACCGCGTCTCggtcgaggcccaggccgccTGGAGGAAGAAGCTCAGCCCCATCAAGATCAACACAACCAGGGTCGACGAGTCCTTTGCGCGGAACTTCTACAGCGGTATCTACAGGACCATGGTCAACCCGCAGAACTACACGGGCGAGAACCCGCTGTGGGACAGCAGCGAGCCGTACTGGGACTCATTCTACTGTCTCTGGGACTCCTTCCGCTCCCAGATCCCCTTCCTGGTCATCATTGACCCGACGTCGGTCGCCGAGATGGTCAGGTCTCTCATTGACACGTACGTCCACCTCGGATGGCTGCCGGATTGCCGGATGAGCTTATGCAAAGGGCTCACCCAGGGAGGGTCCAACGCCGACAACGTGCTGGCAGACGCCTTCTTGAAGAACATCACCGAGGGCATCGACTGGGACCTGGGATACGAGGCCGTGCTGAAGGATGCGGAAGAGGAACCGTTCGACTGGAGCGTcaacggccgcggcggcatgGACAGCTGGAAGAGGCTCGGGTACATCCCGGTCCAGGACTTCGACGTCAAGGGCTTCGGCACCATGACGCGGAGCGTCTCGCGCACACTCGAGTACAGCTACAACGACTTCTGCATCGCGCAGATGGCCGACCGGATGGGGCGCGGGACGGACCGGGACAAGTACATCGCGTCGAGCGGTAACTGGCGGAATCTGTACAAGCAGGACCAGAAgtcgtccttcttcaacGGGACAGACACCGGCTTCCGGGGCTTTTTCGAACCAAAGTTCCTGAACCAGACGTGGGCGTATCAGAACCCGTTGAACTGCAGCAACCTGGACGGGAAGAGTGTCTGCTCTTTGCAGAACAACGGTCCCGAAACGTTTGAGAGCAGTCTCTGGGAGTACGGATTGTAAGTCGATAACCCTGTCCTGTTCCTGTCCCTGTCCTGTTCTATCTGGTAATTTCCGGGCGGGGGCTAAACTCTTTTTCAGCTTTGTTCCCCATGATCAAGCAACGCTCATCGACACCTACGGTGGCCCGGACGCGTTCGTTCGCAGACTCAACTTCCTGCACGACCAAAACATCACCTACATCGGCAACGAGCCGTCGTTCCTCACGGTATTCCAATACCACTACGCAGGACGCCCGGGGCTCTCGGCGAAGAGAGCCCACTCCTACATcccgtccttcttctcggccgagcCCGCGGGTCTGCCGGGGaacgacgacagcggcgccaTGGGGTCGTTCCTCGCCTTTGCCATGATGGGCCTGTTCCCCAACCCCGGGCAGGACGTCTACCTGATCATCCCGCCCTTCTTCGAGAGCGTCGAGATCACCCATCCGCAGACGGGGAAGACGGCCAGGATCCGCAGCACCAACTTCGACCCCAAGTACCGGAACATCTACATCCAGAACGCCACGCTGAACGGCCAGCCCTACAGGAAGAACTGGGTCGACCACAAGTTCTTCACCGAGGGCCAGCAACTCGTGCTCACTCTAGGTCGCAGGGAGAGCAACTGGGGCACGAGGGTCCGGGACCTCCCGCCGAGTCTGGGTGAGTATCGCGGATTCAACAGGACTTTCCCCTCGAACCGCACGAGGATAGTAGATACAACGTACAAGAGCGACTTTGGGGAGTTGGGACATGATTTGGACGTGTAAAGTTCGGCGCTGGGGATTCACGGCGGATTGATTTAAAAGGATCATGGAGAGACATATTTCGTTGCTTTGGATACCTCTGTATATGCATTTTAGGCCATCCGGTGCCAGTCGGGAAAGGAAATTCATCACAAGCACATCTGCTTTGAGACCCTTCGGACTTGCTGCCTCTGGTTTTGAAGACTTGAGAATTCTATAATGGAGACTCGGCTTTCCCTCAAACAACATCACCGCCCAATCTCAAGAAACCGCCCGTGCAAAACCTTTTGGGCCTGTAGAACACCAAACTCCACCGTCGTGATTTTTATGCCCAGCTCAACGCCTTCTGGCCAAACACTTCGCTCCTCTTGGTGGGGATGTCATCGAAAAGAGACGCCTTGACCAGAGCTTGGCCCGGGAATGGCTTTGCCGTGGTCTTGACCGGGCTGTGTGTGTCGGTCGTTAGTGAGAGTGATTGTTTGTAGAAGAGTTGGACGACCCACCTGCCGCAATTCCGACAGAAGAACCGCTGTACAATCTGATCAGTCACCTGTACTTGGAAAGTTTGTGGTTGGACACCACTCACATGCACAGGGTTCCCGGAATCGGTGTTGTTGTCCAGATACTCGGTCAGGGTGTTCTGGCTATCCTCAACCTTCCactggccgtcgtcgacgaggaagttCATGGAGAAGGCTATTCAAATGTGAGCAGAGGATACTGGGAATGCAAGCCAATGTCAATCACTCACGACCACCAGCACGCTTGCAGTTTGCGCTAGAAACATGGAAAAAGTGGCTTTAGTAGTGGCACTTTTAACATGTATGTTGGGGGGAAAAAACCCATACCAATGGCAGACGATGATGCTCTCGGGCTTGTTACTAATAGTAACCTTGATCGAACCGCAGTTGCAGTGTCCTTGGTAGGGCGCCATAGTGAACGATGGGATGGGATTGATAACGGACTTCACAATAGCTGGTTATGAAGCGTCAAGAGGCAGATGAATTTGCCGACAGAAAAGGTGTGTGGAAGCGAAAAGAGTCGGGCTTTGTTCCATTTCCCAAGGCAGCCGGTTGTTGTCCCTCGGTCGATGACGGAATGAGGTCACTTTGAGTGGATTACCTTCAAACGAATTCAGGCGTGCAAAAGCCTAAACCAagcccctctctccctctcgagaACAAGGAATCCGAATTCCTAGTTCCgaaaaagggaagggaagctTGGTCCATAGTTCCGAGCGGGACAGCCGGGGGGTGGAAGAGAGGGGCATGAAACATGAGTCGTGGCGGGgtagagagggagagaaaagggcATCACCACCGCAGCTCCTGGACTGTGATGCTGTCTTCATCCAGAATACGCGGCCTGTCGTCTTGGTTTACATGACGAGCTGGTCGTTGGtacggccgagaagacgagggGGTAAAGTCAAGGAGTCCAGATGTGGCTTGCGAATGTCCAAGTTGGTGTTGTATAATATCTCCCGCGTTGCATTGTCAATGTCGACTCTATCAAAACACCACGCCAATGAACAACATCGAAATCACGTCCAGTCGCTCCATTTCGAGCCCTTCCAGTACACGGCTCCATCGTGCTCAAACTGGGgcccctcggcctcgacgatgtgTCCAAGCTCGCAGTGGTCAAACTGCACACGCGTCTGTTGCGTGTAGAACTCGTCGAACCGGGGCGCGAGGGCCTCGCGCAGGCTCCCGACGTTGCCGGACGGGTGGAGAGCGTGCCACGGCTGCGAGCAGGTGATGCCCTTGCAGGACTTGAGCACAAAGAGGAGCGAGTCCAGTCGGGGCAGGACCTTGTTCAGAGGGTACCCAAGGATGGTGGCGCCGGCAGCCAgagcggcctcgtcggcgtgcAAAAGGTTATGCAGCTGGCCAGGGTCGGTCTGCGTGGagatgagagagaaagagagagtcAGCGGATTCGATTTCATACATGCTAGCTTTTTTCGTCTCGGGGGCAGTTAGTCGAGACTTACAGTCATGTCGTAGAGCTCATGCTCGTTGGTGCACCAGACCGAGTAGTAGAGGCTGTAGCCCTCGCCGACCACGCGCAGCGCCTTGTACGTGTTGTTGTAGATGCGCTTcgtgtcgtcgccgttgaagCCGAAGGTGCTCTCCGTGATGGCCCAGCCCCAGTACTCGACGTTGACGTGCTCGCGGGTGAGCGGGGACTCGTTGAGCTCCTTGTCGGAGAGCGGGATCGGAGCGCCGTCGAAGTCGGCCCTCAAcggggcgccggcgagcgAGAGGATGGTGGGCACGAGGTCGACGTGGGccgtgacggcctcggtgacGCCGCCCTTGGGCACGCCGGGGCCGCGGACGATGAGCGGGATGTTGATGTCCTCCTCGTACCCACACTCCTTGCCGGGCTGCAGCCGGTGCTGGCTAATGTGGTAGCCGTTGTCGGTCGTGTAAAAGATGTACGTGTTGTCCAGGATGCCGTGCTTCTCAAGCCTGTCGACGAgtccgtcgacgagctcgtcgacggcct
It includes:
- a CDS encoding Putative glycosyl hydrolase family 92, alpha-1,2-mannosidase, with the protein product MWEELWSIHGLLALFRWFLMPGTHLPSIHSAASHAAHAASNWVSGSTIAATAVTADLANLTNSATVLAADDFDALQYVDPLIGSTNGGNVFVGATLPYGMAKASADTNSTSNQGGFTLDGSPVTGFSTMHDSGTGGQPSLGNFPLFAYTTCPSGVINWCTFPKKSRAQYGYFDKNDVIAKPGLFNITMRTGIRVEMTTTERASLIRFNFPQAGQPLILQDLSDLGDTRQDNASISVDSKTGRIRGRARFQPSFGSGTYVLYFCTDFRGADILDSGIFADSRASTEVKNLTISRSINGYPLPGGAFVRFKTATKPITARVATSFISEQRACAHAEREIPDYNFDRVSVEAQAAWRKKLSPIKINTTRVDESFARNFYSGIYRTMVNPQNYTGENPLWDSSEPYWDSFYCLWDSFRSQIPFLVIIDPTSVAEMVRSLIDTYVHLGWLPDCRMSLCKGLTQGGSNADNVLADAFLKNITEGIDWDLGYEAVLKDAEEEPFDWSVNGRGGMDSWKRLGYIPVQDFDVKGFGTMTRSVSRTLEYSYNDFCIAQMADRMGRGTDRDKYIASSGNWRNLYKQDQKSSFFNGTDTGFRGFFEPKFLNQTWAYQNPLNCSNLDGKSVCSLQNNGPETFESSLWEYGFFVPHDQATLIDTYGGPDAFVRRLNFLHDQNITYIGNEPSFLTVFQYHYAGRPGLSAKRAHSYIPSFFSAEPAGLPGNDDSGAMGSFLAFAMMGLFPNPGQDVYLIIPPFFESVEITHPQTGKTARIRSTNFDPKYRNIYIQNATLNGQPYRKNWVDHKFFTEGQQLVLTLGRRESNWGTRVRDLPPSLGEYRGFNRTFPSNRTRIVDTTYKSDFGELGHDLDV
- a CDS encoding Putative CENP-V/GFA domain, Mss4-like superfamily protein: MAPYQGHCNCGSIKVTISNKPESIIVCHCANCKRAGGPFSMNFLVDDGQWKVEDSQNTLTEYLDNNTDSGNPVHRFFCRNCGSPVKTTAKPFPGQALVKASLFDDIPTKRSEVFGQKALSWA